From Ignavibacteriales bacterium:
CGACCATACCGGAGTGCCCATCCACTTCCACTCCTCGGTCACTCCGGGATCGGCTTCCAGAATCAGCGCCCGCATGCAGGCCAGGGCCTCCCCTCGCCATCCCCCCAGGTCGCGGATCCGCTGGTCGATGAGCCGGGATGCGCGTTTCCCGAAGGCTTGCTCAGTGCTCCTCATAGCCGGGGATTTGGATTTGATGGCCGGCTTGCGTGGCTTGACGGACTTGTCGGTCAGAGACCCTCGATTCAGGCCGTGATCACTCCTCTTTGGTTTTAGCGCCACGGTTCATCCTCCACACTATTATGCTGCCCAATTGTTGTTTCCATGGTTTCCAGGAACATCGCTCTATGGTCGAGTAGATGTGCCGCACAAGAACTTATGGAAAGATCCGTTGCGTGCACTTGTCCTTCAGGTAGAACAGTTGCGAGCCGGCTTGGCATTTGTCAGGCGCCCACATTTCTTTGTCTGACGCGGTTTGTGATAGATCTTCTACGCCGCTTCACCGGCATTTCCTAGAACGGCCGACCAACTCAAGAGCAATTTAGGGCCGTTGGTGACCTTGAAGCCCGCGGTTTCAGCTATCTTGAGTGTCGATTTGAATTCTCTCTCGGATACGTGGAAGCATTTTGGCTCAACAAGCAGTAACTGTCCCCCCTTCTTCAACACCGCTCTTAACTGCTCGAACAAAGCTCTCTTGTCTGGTACCTCGTGAACCATGTAGAAAGCAAGGATGAAATCGACTTGATCCGAAACGTTGATCGATCCTCTCTCACAGTGCACAGGCTTGATCCTTGATTCAAGTGCTGTCCCCTTGACCTTTCGAGCCAATTCCTGAAGCATGCCTTTCTGTAGATCAGCGGAGATCACCTGCCCACCTGGGCCCACCATCTGCGCCATCTCAACGGAAAAGAATCCAGGGCCACAGCCTACATCGAGGACCCTCATTCCCGCTTTGACGAACGGAGCAAGAATGTCATGTGGATTTTGAAGCCAGCGTCTCATTTTGCTGTCCAGCGATGATGCGAGCTCGACGGGACAGACTCGATTGCGCTCGTTGCCCATGTTTTCTCCAATTAAGCTGCAAAATGCACCATCAAAATCACTTCATTTCTTCCGGTTGTTGTAGGAACCACTCAAGCCGACCACACTGCCTGCAAGCGAGAATTGCGGCAGTCCTGTTGGCCCAATCGAGGCCGAAGAAGGTCATTCCGGGTGTGTTGAGTAGCGCTGTCCCTTGATCGAATTGGTTGTGGCCGCAATGTGGGCAGACGATGAGTTTACTACCGATTTGGTACGAATTGGTGAAATGTTCGACTTTGGTAGAGTCGAAGAGTGGTTTTCTCCCGCTGAAGATTCCCATGATTGTTCCTTTCGAAATTCTCTCTGGATATGGATGCTCTCACTCGTGGAGCAAGGACACAAAAACAGGCAAACCACAACCTCAGACGGGGCCGTTGCCCCTAACGTTTAGCTCCCCATCTGCGTCCTGTGAAGCGGTCTCCGATGGGTGGATCTGTT
This genomic window contains:
- a CDS encoding DUF1801 domain-containing protein is translated as MALKPKRSDHGLNRGSLTDKSVKPRKPAIKSKSPAMRSTEQAFGKRASRLIDQRIRDLGGWRGEALACMRALILEADPGVTEEWKWMGTPVWSHDGIVCTGEAYTKVVKLTFARGAKISDPSHLFNSSLGGNTRRAIDIHEGEKVDAGAFKALVRAAVAQNGPPVKKR
- a CDS encoding class I SAM-dependent methyltransferase — protein: MRRWLQNPHDILAPFVKAGMRVLDVGCGPGFFSVEMAQMVGPGGQVISADLQKGMLQELARKVKGTALESRIKPVHCERGSINVSDQVDFILAFYMVHEVPDKRALFEQLRAVLKKGGQLLLVEPKCFHVSEREFKSTLKIAETAGFKVTNGPKLLLSWSAVLGNAGEAA